The Desulfobacterales bacterium genome includes a region encoding these proteins:
- a CDS encoding prepilin-type N-terminal cleavage/methylation domain-containing protein yields MTFFKTIHSGSKGFTLVEVIVTIIAAGILGAIFVNFMGTALSSGWNAIETTRDEANAEALLEQIVAEYVAAINSNPDTALVNIAATYGGQTINGVSITTEYIYFNSSGDETSGGSDYLKIVLQPTGLSAPAIAGRHRLTAILAKNRETDDHFVTF; encoded by the coding sequence ATGACGTTTTTCAAGACCATACATAGCGGCTCAAAAGGCTTTACCCTGGTGGAAGTCATTGTCACCATCATTGCGGCCGGCATTTTGGGCGCCATTTTTGTTAATTTTATGGGCACCGCCTTAAGCTCCGGCTGGAATGCCATCGAGACCACCCGGGACGAGGCCAACGCCGAGGCGCTGCTGGAACAAATTGTGGCTGAGTATGTCGCCGCCATCAACAGCAACCCGGATACCGCCCTGGTCAACATCGCCGCCACTTACGGGGGCCAGACCATCAATGGCGTCAGCATCACAACCGAATATATTTACTTTAACAGCAGCGGCGACGAAACGTCCGGCGGCTCAGACTACCTAAAAATCGTGCTGCAGCCGACAGGTCTGAGTGCACCGGCCATTGCCGGACGCCACAGGCTTACGGCCATTTTAGCCAAAAACAGGGAGACCGATGACCACTTTGTCACTTTTTAA
- a CDS encoding type II secretion system protein: MTTLSLFKFRFACGSQKGFTLVELIVTIVLVGIIGVFTTLFVYTGLNGYLTARDTTEGALRAQIALDRLSEELRDIDIIDTGTYAANSRMDYTSRTLTGNRQILFSNGIISVNGGNGPQPLLDDVNTFTMAITKSDLNGDGNDDVEAIDISFDFIAERSVTRQFSARIFPRNLVPAP; encoded by the coding sequence ATGACCACTTTGTCACTTTTTAAATTCCGCTTTGCATGTGGATCACAAAAAGGCTTTACCCTGGTAGAGCTGATCGTCACCATTGTTTTGGTGGGGATTATCGGTGTGTTTACCACCCTGTTTGTCTATACCGGTTTGAATGGTTACTTGACCGCCAGAGATACGACCGAAGGGGCCCTAAGGGCCCAAATCGCCCTCGACCGTCTTAGCGAAGAACTGCGGGACATCGATATCATCGATACCGGCACCTATGCGGCCAACAGCCGCATGGATTATACCAGCCGCACCTTAACCGGCAATCGACAGATTCTTTTCAGCAACGGTATCATATCCGTGAACGGCGGCAATGGACCGCAACCGTTGTTGGATGATGTAAATACCTTTACCATGGCCATCACAAAATCAGACCTGAATGGTGACGGCAATGATGATGTTGAGGCCATTGATATCAGCTTTGATTTCATAGCGGAACGTAGTGTCACGCGGCAGTTCAGTGCCCGCATTTTTCCGCGAAATCTGGTGCCGGCGCCATAA